GTAAGCGTCCGGCTGAGCGCAACTTCCTTGCTGGCTCGGGATGGGCCACGCTGAGTGCTTCACCACTCGTGGAGGAGCCGAGGCGATGGCAGAGCGCGACGATCGGGCACGGTACTGGGCCGAGGTGATCCGGCAGTTCCAGGACAGCGGGCTGTCCCGGGTCGAGTTCTGTCGCCGCCAGGGCATCCGACCCAAGAGCCTGGGAAACTGGTTGCACAAGCGGGCCTTTCGCCAGCGGGTCGAACAGGTCTGGGCCGAGCAAACGACGGCGGTCGAACCGAAGCCCAGGTTCCTGCCGGTGGTGACCACGCCCACGGGGTCGACGAGTCCCAACGGCTCGCAGCGTGACGGATCGGGCACGATCGACTTGATCCTCGGCCCGAAGCGACGGTTGGCCATCCCGACGGGCTTCGACGCCGAGACCTTGCATCGCCTGCTCGACCTGCTGGAGGCCCGACCGTGATCCGCATCCCGGCGGTGATCCGCGTCTTCGTCGCGGTCGACCCGACCGACCTGAGGCGGGGCTTCGACGGCCTGGCCCAGCTGGCACGCGATCAGCTCGACGCCGACCCCTTGAGCGGGCACCTGTTCGTCTTCGCCAACCGGCGACGCGATCGGATCAAGATTCTTTACTGGGACGGCGACGGTTACGCGTTCTGGATGAAGCGGCTCGAACGCGGGACCTTTCGCTGGCC
The sequence above is a segment of the Tautonia rosea genome. Coding sequences within it:
- the tnpB gene encoding IS66 family insertion sequence element accessory protein TnpB (TnpB, as the term is used for proteins encoded by IS66 family insertion elements, is considered an accessory protein, since TnpC, encoded by a neighboring gene, is a DDE family transposase.) gives rise to the protein MIRIPAVIRVFVAVDPTDLRRGFDGLAQLARDQLDADPLSGHLFVFANRRRDRIKILYWDGDGYAFWMKRLERGTFRWPDAAATRVELSAAELAALLGGIDLAATRRRPRYARPVA
- the tnpA gene encoding IS66 family insertion sequence element accessory protein TnpA codes for the protein MAERDDRARYWAEVIRQFQDSGLSRVEFCRRQGIRPKSLGNWLHKRAFRQRVEQVWAEQTTAVEPKPRFLPVVTTPTGSTSPNGSQRDGSGTIDLILGPKRRLAIPTGFDAETLHRLLDLLEARP